One window of the Silurus meridionalis isolate SWU-2019-XX chromosome 24, ASM1480568v1, whole genome shotgun sequence genome contains the following:
- the lig4 gene encoding LOW QUALITY PROTEIN: DNA ligase 4 (The sequence of the model RefSeq protein was modified relative to this genomic sequence to represent the inferred CDS: inserted 1 base in 1 codon): protein MEGTSNSDTTSQTSVAAQVPFLDLCTVLENIQKAKNRPDKAKCLKDFLDSWRRFHAALHKENPNTTDSFYSAMRLIVPPFERERMAYGIKESMLAKLYIEVLGLPKSGPEAXKLLNYRAPTSSKGESGDFALMAYFVLKKRCTSQGNLSIKEVNDFLDSVALNNASKQKDLVKKSLLHLITQSSALEQKWLIRMILKDMKLGISKETVLQVFHTDAPELYNVTTDLDRVCRQLHDPSVSLNEVSIGLFSAFKPMLAAVANIRQVEKQMGNQPFYIETKLDGERIQLHKDGDVYKYYSRNSFEYTQQFGASPLEGSLTPYIHNVFKSHVVNCILDGEMMAYNPTTETFMQKGSKFDVKRLLDDSDLQTCFCVFDVLLVNDQKFGNEPLKKRYDTLKTVFTPVKGRIQLVQYTEAKTRQEVINALNEAIDDREEGIMVKDPMSIYKPDKRGEGWLKIKPEYVDGLMDELDLLIVGGYWGKGRRSGMLSHFLCAVAETSSPGEKPTMFHTLCRIGSGYTMKELYELGLKLAKHWKVYRKSNPPVGILCGTEKPEVYVEPRNSVIIQVKAAEIVTSDMYKTNCTLRFPRIERIREDKEWYDCMTLDELNQFRDKASGKLASRHFYFKEDEPEKKKRKLASKPKKTIGIVDHFKAQDLSTVTKETDMFEDVEFCVMSGSSTHSKADLEKAVARCGGIVVQNPGKDTYCVIAGVENVRVKNLIGSNQHDIVWASWLLECLDRKQVLPWQPKHMIHMSPSTKEHFAKEYDCYGDSYYVDTDEQQLRDVFSRMGPVEVDAGSIASIEQKYGWDDLPISMFRPYRAYFDRCAEIGNRTSFIKGTCLDFRALQFRFHGGAVVESLEEGVSHVVVAGEERLLELRTHRRLFTKKFKIVRETWVTDSINAGHVLNDSDYLV, encoded by the exons ATGGAAGGAACATCCAACAGTGACACTACATCTCAAACATCTGTGGCTGCACAAGTGCCATTTCTTGACCTGTGCACTGTTCTTGAAAACATCCAGAAAGCTAAAAATCGGCCAGACAAGGCGAagtgtttaaaagattttttagaTTCATGGAGAAGGTTTCATGCAGCTCTTCACAAAGAGAATCCCAACACTACAGACTCGTTTTATTCAGCTATGCGTCTTATTGTGCCCCCTTTTGAAAGGGAGAGAATGGCCTACGGTATCAAAGAAAGCATGTTAGCCAAACTCTACATCGAGGTCTTAGGTCTTCCAAAATCGGGGCCAGAGG AAAAACTTCTTAATTACAGAGCCCCTACTTCATCGAAAGGAGAATCTGGAGACTTTGCACTTATGGCTTATTTTGTCCTTAAAAAGAGATGCACAAGCCAAGGTAATCTGAGTATCAAAGAAGTCAATGATTTCTTAGACTCAGTAGCTTTGAATAATGCCAGCAAGCAGAAAGATCTTGTAAAGAAAAGCCTTTTACATTTGATTACGCAGAGCTCAGCATTAGAACAAAAGTGGCTTATTCGTATGATCCTGAAAGACATGAAACTTGGCATAAGCAAGGAGACCGTTCTCCAGGTTTTTCACACAGATGCTCCAGAGCTGTACAACGTCACTACAGACTTAGACAGGGTCTGCAGACAACTACATGACCCCTCAGTTTCCTTGAATGAAGTGTCCATTGGCCTGTTTTCTGCCTTCAAGCCTATGCTGGCGGCTGTTGCCAACATTCGCCAGGTGGAGAAACAGATGGGGAACCAGCCGTTCTATATTGAGACCAAGCTGGATGGTGAGCGCATTCAACTCCATAAGGATGGGGATGTGTACAAGTACTACAGCCGGAACTCGTTTGAATATACGCAACAGTTTGGGGCTTCGCCACTAGAGGGTTCCCTCACACCGTACATCCACAATGTCTTTAAATCTCATGTTGTCAATTGCATCTtggatggagagatgatggCTTATAATCCCACCACAGAGACCTTCATGCAAAAAGGAAGCAAGTTTGATGTCAAGCGGTTGCTGGATGACTCAGACTTGCAGACttgcttttgtgtgtttgatgtccTGCTTGTCAATGACCAGAAGTTTGGAAACGAGCCTCTGAAGAAGCGTTACGACACTCTCAAGACAGTCTTCACACCCGTCAAAGGCCGGATCCAGCTGGTACAGTACACTGAAGCCAAAACCAGGCAGGAAGTGATAAATGCTCTTAATGAGGCTATTGACGATCGTGAAGAAGGCATCATGGTCAAAGACCCAATGTCCATCTACAAGCCAGATAAACGTGGTGAAGGCTGGTTGAAGATCAAACCTGAATATGTTGACGGCCTAATGGATGAGTTGGATTTGCTAATAGTGGGAGGCTACTGGGGGAAAGGCAGACGGAGCGGAATGTTGTCACACTTTCTTTGTGCTGTTGCCGAAACTTCAAGTCCTGGAGAGAAGCCAACAATGTTCCATACACTGTGTCGCATTGGATCAGGCTACACCATGAAGGAGCTATATGAGCTTGGCCTGAAACTGGCCAAACACTGGAAAGTTTATCGCAAGAGTAACCCCCCTGTAGGCATTTTGTGTGGAACAGAGAAGCCAGAAGTTTACGTTGAGCCAAGAAACTCGGTGATCATTCAAGTCAAAGCAGCAGAAATTGTTACCAGTGACATGTACAAAACCAATTGCACTCTACGATTCCCCAGGATTGAGAGGATTCGAGAGGACAAAGAATGGTATGACTGCATGACCTTGGATGAGCTAAATCAGTTCCGAGATAAAGCCTCCGGTAAGCTGGCATCTAGGCACTTTTACTTCAAGGAAGATGAGCCAGAAAAGAAGAAACGCAAACTTGCATCCAAGCCTAAAAAGACCATTGGCATTGTTGATCACTTCAAAGCTCAAGACCTGTCCACTGTCACCAAAGAGACTGACATGTTCGAAGATGTGGAATTCTGCGTCATGAGTGGAAGCAGTACACATTCCAAGGCCGATCTTGAAAAGGCAGTTGCCCGTTGTGGAGGCATTGTAGTCCAAAACCCTGGAAAGGACACGTACTGTGTGATCGCAGGCGTTGAAAACGTGCGGGTAAAGAACCTCATCGGTTCAAACCAACATGACATCGTATGGGCTTCCTGGCTCCTGGAATGTCTGGACAGGAAACAGGTGCTACCATGGCAACCCAAACACATGATCCACATGTCCCCTTCGACAAAGGAACACTTTGCTAAAGAGTATGATTGCTATGGAGACAGCTACTACGTCGACACAGATGAGCAGCAGCTGAGGGACGTCTTCAGCAGAATGGGGCCTGTTGAAGTGGATGCAGGATCCATCGCTTCAATCGAGCAGAAGTACGGCTGGGATGATTTGCCTATTAGCATGTTCAGACCTTATCGTGCTTACTTTGATCGATGTGCTGAGATTGGAAATCGAACAAGTTTTATTAAGGGTACATGTCTTGACTTTCGGGCTCTGCAGTTTCGCTTCCATGGGGGCGCAGTAGTAGAAAGCCTAGAAGAAGGGGTGTCGCATGTGGTCGTGGCAGGTGAAGAGAGATTATTGGAGCTGAGGACACACAGACGCCTCTTtacaaaaaagtttaaaatcgTTCGAGAAACATGGGTGACTGATTCCATTAACGCAGGACACGTTCTTAATGACAGTGATTACCTTGTGTAA